The Gouania willdenowi chromosome 3, fGouWil2.1, whole genome shotgun sequence genome includes a region encoding these proteins:
- the LOC114461201 gene encoding intestinal mucin-like protein, with the protein MAKPEGTTTSGTTVESKTTQPLTEITTGPVTTSTTSVVEKTTTALGSTTTIKPVTSTPSVSTTTSKGPSTTKGTTAKTGETTTSETTIESKTTQPPKEITTGPVTTSTTSVVEKTTTVPGSTTTSKLGTSTPSVRTTTTRGPSTTKRTKAKTEGTTTSETTVESKTTQPPKEITTGPVTTSTTSVVETTTTAPRSTIELKTTELSSTITPYTKGSTTTTTLVTETSSETTLGVFTGSLQSSTRFALPLVNETSTTATTSANKTTGTTVIRPLTRIVFPTTVSSSTTCFCIANGTSHHSGDLIYNVTDTYGWCYFAYCNASCQTETDHGPCQTIPATTAGSTTTVFRTTTKVPLSIPARPPTFSQDCNDLTPPRKNGETWMIDNCTSATCLSGKVSMFNVSCPTTTKPICTNGRQPVEVTDDSGCCSRYECECVCSVWSKSHFLTFDGKTYTFSETCSYYLVKEIITKYNLTIIVNHNCDTSESSFCSMDLIVVYKSSTIRFSQIKTSGTVANAVFLSQKRIYSAMVNPNFIFTSTNLVMNLQIPELNVKVVYQGSSFSIDLPYSLFKGNTEGQCGTCDNSQANDCRAPNGQLQDCTDSAGQWKVPDTSCVMPTTVPTTVASRTTSPLPSTTQTSCKPAICDLLTSSVFAPCNNVIPPAPWIKTCVSDSCDSGENSCSSLEAYATQCSLAGICIDWRNSTNGLCEHKCPDNKEYRACGPTVEPTCNNRYNTKFQEMSQKFNVKAEGCFCPQGTTLFNTVYDTCVTTCDCVGPDGKPKQPGDQWMSGCNNCICDQDSMSVQCNPVQCSSVTSPDCSQPGQQLVNTTKDCCPTQTCECNTDLCPGPVVCSLGFQLNITMGVCCPTYECIPKHVCVWNTTEIQPGQVIPTPEIPVGGVKLSRMSIVNEPKPCHNCHCGSEVDPATKLNIIVNIPMECKTDCSEGFEYVTSPDKCCGTCVQKSCVFTAPDNKTVVIQVNHTHRFPTDPCVEYTCEKVGMSFITREIVTTCPAFHPLDCEPGTETTDARGCCKTCTVRSVCEVQSALTDIVVGNCKSRKKVNLTSCAGHCGSLSIYSATANAILHQCDCCQEDTTTQKKVELLCSDGSTMQHSYIAVQTCRCIKSKCESGTTSKPSRRRRR; encoded by the exons ATGGCTAAACCTGAAGGGACCACAACTTCAGGAACAACTGTTGAGTCCAAAACAACACAACCTCTTACAGAAATTACGACAGGCCCTGTAACAACCTCGACAACTTCTGttgttgaaaaaacaactacagcacTTGGAAGCACAACAACCATTAAACCAGTGACATCAACACCATCAGTCAGCACTACCACATCTAAAGGACCCTCCACTACTAAAGGAACCACAGCTAAAACTGGAGAGACCACAACTTCAGAAACAACCATTGAGTCCAAAACAACACAACCTCCTAAAGAAATTACTACAGGTCCTGTAACAACCTCGACAACTTCTGttgttgaaaaaacaactacagtacCTGGAAGCACAACAACCAGCAAACTTGGCACATCAACACCATCTGTTCGCACTACCACAACTAGAGGACCCTCcactacaaaaagaacaaaggCTAAAACTGAAGGGACCACAACCTCAGAAACAACTGTTGAGTCCAAAACAACACAGCCTCCTAAAGAAATTACGACAGGCCCTGTAACAACCTCGACAACTTCTGTGGTTGAAACAACCACTACAGCACCTAGAAGCACCATtgagttaaaaacaacagaGTTGTCAAGTACAATTACACCCTACACAAAAGGATCAACTACCACTACTACACTTGTTACAGAAACAAGCTCAGAAACAACTTTGGGGGTTTTCACGGGCTCTTTGCAGTCATCAACCAGGTTTGCTTTGCCATTAGTAAATGAAACTTCTACTACAGCTACAACCTCGGCCAACAAAACAACTGGTACAACTGTGATTCGTCCTCTTACTAGGATTGTTTTTCCAACCACTGTATCATCATCCACAACCTGTTTCTGTATTGCTAACGGGACATCTCATCATTCTG GGGACCTGATATACAACGTCACCGATACCTATGGATGGTGTTACTTTGCATATTGCAATGCATCTTGTCAGACTGAGACAGACCATGGTCCATGCCAAACGATACCAGCAACCACTGCAGGTTCTACAACTACAGTTTTCAGGACTACCACAAAAGTTCCTCTATCAATCCCAGCTCGCCCCCCCACATTTTCCCAAGATTGTAATGATTTGACTCCTCCAAGAAag AATGGAGAGACCTGGATGATTGATAACTGCACCTCAGCTACATGCCTCAGTGGCAAAGTcagcatgtttaatgtttcctgtcccaccACCACTAAACCTATCTGTACCAATGGACGACAACCAGTCGAGGTTACAGATGATAGTGGATGTTGCTCTCGGTATGAATGTGAAT GTGTTTGCAGTGTCTGGAGTAAATCCCACTTCTTGACATTTGATGGAAAGACTTACACATTTTCTGAGACCTGCTCTTACTACTTAGTGAAGGAGATTATCACAAAGTATAACCTGACTATAATAGTAAATCATAACTGTGATACTTCAGAGAGCTCCTTCTGCTCCATGGATCTCATTGTTGTGTATAAATCCAGCACCATCAGGTTTAGCCAAATAAAGACTTCAGGAACCGTGGCCAATGCG GTCTTTTTGAGTCAAAAACGTATCTACTCTGCAATGGTGAATCCCAACTTCATCTTCACCAGCACCAACTTGGTGATGAACTTGCAGATACCAGAGTTAAACGTTAAAGTAGTCTACCAGGGTTCTTCTTTTAGCATTGATTTACCCTACTCACTCTTCAAAGGAAACACAGAGGGGCAGTGTG GCACATGTGACAACTCTCAAGCCAATGACTGCCGTGCTCCAAATGGCCAACTTCAAGACTGTACAGATTCTGCTGGTCAGTGGAAAGTCCCAGATACTTCCTGTGTCATGCCCACAACCGTACCGACTACAGTGGCTTCCAGAACCACCAGTCCACTTCCCTCAACAACACAGACAAGCTGTAAACCAGCTATCTGTGATCTCCTGACCAGCAG TGTATTTGCACCATGCAATAACGTCATACCTCCAGCACCCTGGATAAAGACCTGTGTATCAGACAGTTGTGACAGCGGTGAGAACTCATGCTCGAGTCTGGAGGCGTATGCCACTCAGTGTTCTTTAGCTGGCATCTGCATTGACTGGAGGAATTCAACCAATGGGTTGTGTG AACACAAATGTCCGGACAACAAAGAGTACAGGGCCTGTGGTCCAACTGTGGAGCCCACATGCAATAACAG ATACAACACCAAATTCCAGGAGATGTCACAAAAATTCAACGTTAAAGCGGAGGGATGCTTCTGCCCTCAAGGCACTACCCTTTTCAACACGGTCTACGACACATGCGTTACCACTTGTG ACTGTGTTGGTCCTGATGGAAAACCCAAACAG CCTGGTGACCAATGGATGAGTGGTTGTAACAACTGCATATGTGACCAAGATTCCATGAGCGTCCAGTGTAATCCTGTCCAGTGTTCCTCAGTGACCAGCCCTGACTGCAGCCAGCCTGGCCAGCAGCTCGTCAACACAACAAAAGACTGCTGCCCAACACAGACATGTG AATGCAACACTGACTTGTGTCCTGGTCCTGTTGTCTGCTCGCTGGGCTTTCAACTCAACATCACCATGGGGGTCTGCTGTCCCACCTATGAGTGCA TTCCAAAACATGTGTGCGTGTGGAATACGACTGAGATTCAG CCCGGGCAGGTGATTCCAACACCAGAAATACCTGTTGGAGGAGTAAAACTATCAAGGATGTCCATAGTTAATGAGCCCAAACCCTGCCACAACTGTCATTGTGGTTCTGAAGTTGATCCAGCCACAAAGCTGAACATCATTGTCAACATTCCAATGGAGTGCAAAACCGACTGCTCTGAA GGCTTTGAATATGTGACGTCACCAGACAAGTGCTGTGGAACGTGTGTTCAGAAGAGCTGTGTTTTTACCGCACCTGACAACAAGACAGTGGTTATCCAG GTcaaccacacacacaggtttcccACTGACCCATGTGTGGAATACACCTGTGAGAAGGTGGGCATGTCCTTCATCACCAGAGAGATCGTAACTACTTGTCCTGCCTTTCATCCTCTGGACTGTGAGCCT GGCACTGAGACCACTGATGCCCGGGGTTGCTGCAAGACCT gCACTGTGCggagtgtgtgtgaggtgcaGTCGGCGCTGACGGACATTGTTGTGGGAAACTGCAAGAGCAGAAAGAAGGTCAACCTAACATCCTGTGCTGGACACTGTGGAAGTTTGTCCAT TTATTCTGCCACAGCCAACGCCATTTTGCATCAATGCGACTGTTGCCAGGAGGACACCACCACCCAGAAGAAGGTGGAGCTATTGTGCAGCGATGGTTCAACCATGCAACATTCCTACATAGCGGTGCAGACCTGCAGATGcatcaaatctaaatgtgagTCTGGCACGACGTCCAAACCGTCGCGTAGAAGGAGACGCTGA
- the LOC114459009 gene encoding mucin-5AC-like: LKQQLQPCEAQQPLNQSTSTPSVSTTTTRRPSTTKETTAKPEGTTTSGTTVESKTTQPPKEITTGPVTTSTISVVETTTTAPGSTTTIKPVTSTPSVSTTTTRGPSTTKGTTAQPEGTTTSGTTVESTTTQPLTEITTGPVTTSTTSVVETTTTAPGSTTTIKPVTSTPSVSTTTTRGPSTTQETTAETEGTTTSGTTVESKTTQPPEESTTGPVTTSTTSVVEKTTTAPGSTTTSKLATSTPSVSTTTTRRPSTTKETTAKTEGTTTSGTTVESKTTQPLTEITTGPVTTSTTSVVETTTTAPGSTTTIKPRTSTPSVSTTTTRGPSTTKELRLNLKGPQLQEQLLSPKQHNLLQKLRQAL, translated from the coding sequence TTGAAACAACAACTACAGCCCTGTGAAGCACAACAACCATTAAACCAGTCCACATCAACACCATCTGTTAGCACTACCACAACTAGAAGACCCTCCACTACAAAAGAAACTACGGCTAAACCTGAAGGGACCACAACTTCAGGAACAACTGTTGAGTCCAAAACAACACAACCTCCTAAAGAAATTACGACAGGCCCTGTAACAACCTCGACAATTTCTGTTGTTGAAACAACAACTACAGCACCTGGAAGCACAACAACCATTAAACCAGTGACATCAACACCATCAGTCAGCACTACCACAACTAGAGGACCTTCCACTACTAAAGGAACCACAGCTCAACCTGAAGGGACCACAACTTCAGGAACAACTGTTGagtccacaacaacacaacCTCTTACAGAAATTACGACAGGCCCTGTAACAACCTCGACAACTTCTGTTGTTGAAACAACAACTACAGCACCTGGAAGCACAACAACCATTAAACCAGTGACATCAACACCATCAGTCAGCACTACCACAACTAGAGGACCCTCTACTACACAAGAAACTACGGCTGAAACTGAAGGGACCACAACCTCAGGAACAACTGTTGAGTCCAAAACAACACAACCTCCTGAAGAAAGTACTACAGGCCCTGTAACAACCTCGACAACTTCTGttgttgaaaaaacaactacagcacCTGGAAGCACAACAACCAGCAAACTAGCCACATCAACACCATCTGTTAGCACTACCACAACTAGAAGACCCTCCACTACAAAAGAAACTACGGCTAAAACTGAAGGGACCACAACCTCAGGAACAACTGTTGAGTCCAAAACAACACAACCTCTTACAGAAATTACGACAGGCCCTGTAACAACCTCGACAACTTCTGTTGTTGAAACAACAACTACAGCACCTGGAAGCACAACAACCATTAAACCTAGGACATCAACACCATCAGTCAGCACTACCACAACGAGAGGACCCTCCACTACAAAAGAACTACGGCTAAACCTGAAGGGACCACAACTTCAGGAACAACTGTTGAGTCCAAAACAACACAACCTCTTACAGAAATTACGACAGGCCCTGTAA